One part of the Arcanobacterium phocisimile genome encodes these proteins:
- a CDS encoding zinc-dependent metalloprotease codes for MADNARKLTQLFTGSGPSMSPVQVQSLISDLKEASWQARTIVAEVARMSVPAVPVQVVDRSRWITAMVESVQKMLGRSEPPVTLSAFQIRAVGLVVSRRVLGQWDPYGQKPQMYLVAPNIAQFMDDYLLNQKDLALWVVIHELTHAAQFYTAPWLADYIAQLATGVVNTKSDDEEAYIDHITAVMSLLEGHATYVSDQASTNVLFSQAQLAQAIASRRAHGGVVAHKVKQLLGLTEKAQQYSQGRDFVADVVTAVGVDTFNKVWDDERNLPTLTELHDPQLWMARIEGATVKPEGGNI; via the coding sequence GTGGCCGATAATGCGCGAAAACTGACACAACTGTTCACTGGTAGCGGCCCAAGCATGAGTCCGGTTCAAGTGCAATCATTGATTTCCGATCTCAAAGAGGCCTCTTGGCAGGCGCGCACCATTGTTGCTGAAGTTGCCCGGATGTCAGTTCCTGCGGTTCCAGTTCAGGTAGTTGACCGTAGCCGATGGATAACAGCTATGGTTGAGTCGGTACAGAAAATGTTAGGGCGATCTGAACCGCCAGTTACATTATCAGCTTTCCAGATCCGTGCTGTGGGGCTTGTGGTGTCCCGCAGGGTTTTAGGCCAGTGGGATCCGTATGGGCAAAAGCCACAGATGTACCTGGTGGCACCCAATATTGCACAGTTTATGGATGACTATTTGCTCAACCAGAAAGATTTAGCTTTGTGGGTAGTTATTCACGAGCTCACTCATGCGGCACAGTTTTATACTGCTCCTTGGTTGGCTGACTATATCGCGCAGCTAGCGACAGGTGTGGTCAATACTAAGAGCGATGATGAAGAGGCCTACATCGATCACATCACTGCAGTGATGTCGTTGCTTGAAGGGCATGCGACGTATGTGAGCGACCAGGCCTCGACGAATGTTCTTTTCTCGCAGGCACAACTTGCGCAGGCGATTGCGAGCCGTCGCGCGCACGGTGGTGTTGTTGCACATAAAGTCAAACAATTATTGGGTTTGACCGAAAAAGCCCAGCAGTATAGTCAAGGTCGGGATTTTGTTGCCGACGTCGTCACCGCTGTTGGCGTTGATACGTTTAATAAAGTTTGGGACGATGAACGCAATTTGCCAACCCTGACGGAACTGCACGATCCACAACTGTGGATGGCACGTATTGAGGGTGCAACTGTTAAACCAGAAGGTGGAAACATCTAG
- the tilS gene encoding tRNA lysidine(34) synthetase TilS, protein MSGPHHVVNISRLALRQALADHNDDVPVVVAVSGGSDSMAVAITLAFIAPKLGLTARAVCVDHGIRPESAAEAQTVRERLAKFGIDVDIVRIDVTGNAGPEGNARQGRYAAIAEYARKLGTTKQPATVLLGHTQNDQAETVLLGFSRGSGAQSIAGMPAAGELPLYPDVPMIRPFLEFSREDLRIICQEYDVEWINDPSNELGGPWKTADGLDLRRTAVRHRVVPELEASLGPGTVPAIARTAQLLQEDNKALAYYARRELAQAIIARDPVTIACDQLSQAPQAVRRRALKYAVKESGVRSGELVYWHIAGLDKLLTERKNNRGIDLPGVRAWREHNQLMFLPGKQSRHGSRSISKSAEYLPLEDS, encoded by the coding sequence ATGAGTGGTCCACATCATGTAGTGAATATTTCGCGCCTCGCCCTGCGTCAAGCATTGGCGGACCATAACGATGACGTGCCTGTTGTCGTAGCAGTGTCGGGCGGATCAGATTCGATGGCAGTAGCAATTACGCTGGCGTTTATTGCTCCGAAACTGGGATTAACTGCCCGCGCGGTATGTGTCGATCATGGTATCCGACCAGAATCTGCTGCCGAAGCCCAAACAGTACGTGAGCGTCTGGCAAAGTTTGGGATCGATGTCGATATTGTGCGTATTGACGTTACTGGAAATGCAGGGCCGGAGGGTAATGCTCGGCAGGGACGTTACGCGGCGATTGCAGAATATGCGCGCAAGCTTGGCACAACAAAACAACCGGCAACAGTGTTGCTCGGCCATACCCAAAATGATCAAGCAGAAACCGTTTTACTGGGGTTTTCGCGCGGCTCAGGCGCCCAGTCGATCGCTGGTATGCCGGCAGCGGGAGAGCTACCGCTGTATCCAGACGTGCCGATGATTCGGCCGTTCTTAGAGTTTTCGCGCGAAGATCTGCGCATCATCTGCCAGGAATACGATGTGGAATGGATCAACGATCCAAGTAATGAGCTAGGTGGCCCGTGGAAAACCGCCGACGGGTTGGACCTGCGGCGAACAGCTGTGCGCCATCGGGTTGTGCCAGAGCTCGAAGCAAGTCTCGGGCCGGGAACAGTGCCAGCTATTGCACGCACAGCCCAACTTTTACAAGAAGATAACAAGGCTTTAGCATATTATGCGCGTCGTGAATTAGCGCAAGCTATTATTGCTCGAGACCCAGTAACAATCGCATGCGACCAACTATCACAAGCTCCCCAAGCAGTTCGACGTCGGGCTCTAAAATACGCCGTGAAAGAAAGTGGCGTACGTAGTGGCGAACTCGTCTACTGGCATATTGCGGGACTTGATAAACTACTAACAGAGCGTAAGAACAACCGTGGAATAGATTTGCCGGGAGTGCGAGCGTGGCGAGAACACAATCAGTTGATGTTTTTGCCTGGGAAGCAGTCACGGCATGGTTCGCGGTCCATATCTAAATCGGCAGAGTATCTGCCGTTGGAGGATTCATGA
- the ftsH gene encoding ATP-dependent zinc metalloprotease FtsH, with product MTNPEQDTTQSENRRKLEEFNSSGRQERRRQPQKQSETEQRGPKGWRDRWEEAKKLAREADKKTSGKGKKQEGHKKGPKRSVFGAIAMALLVGTGLFWLFAPGGFTAVKTSEGIAILESSEVAKERIQVTDGTQIVQVWLDKDFTPHDLEGKEGRPTKKVQFQFVTAEAEKVQNLVADAKAKNGYNSIVPQQSFLGSILSLVLPLVIFFALLMWLLPKIQQGGMGAFGRVKKDGMEEDRPETTFADVAGADEAVEELQEIEEFIDHPEKFHKMGAKIPRGVLLYGPPGTGKTLLAKAVAGEAGVPFFHISASEFVEMFVGVGASRVRDLFTKAKKIAPAIIFVDEIDAVGRNRGQGMGGGNDEREQTLNQLLVEMDGFDERANVIVIAATNRPDVLDPALLRPGRFDRQIAVAVPDLKGRAAILKVHAEGKPLAEGVELESIARRTPGFAGAELANLLNEAALLATRRGHTVIDDDDLDEAIDRVIAGPQRRTQVMNAQEKRMTAYHEGGHAVAAAALNHTDPVTKVTILPRGRALGYTMVMPTEDKYSVSRNELLDELVYAMGGRVAEEIVFHDPSTGASNDIQKATGIARKMVMEYGMSAKVGSVRLVPDESDPMTRLGGGNSREYSEELARIIDEEVHQLLETAHQEAWELMMKNRHVLDALAAALLDKETILEKELAEIFTDIVKAPAREQWLSAPSRPVSDLPAVPLPESAVADSATGTTETTIVQPDVDPMEGPQAPEVSDE from the coding sequence ATGACTAACCCTGAACAGGATACGACGCAGTCGGAAAACCGCCGCAAACTCGAAGAGTTTAACTCTAGTGGGCGGCAAGAACGTCGTCGTCAGCCACAAAAACAATCGGAAACAGAACAGCGTGGTCCGAAGGGGTGGCGTGATCGCTGGGAAGAAGCAAAAAAGCTCGCCCGGGAAGCTGACAAGAAAACCTCTGGAAAAGGCAAAAAGCAAGAAGGTCACAAGAAAGGCCCGAAACGTTCAGTCTTTGGTGCAATCGCAATGGCACTGCTGGTGGGCACTGGATTGTTCTGGCTGTTTGCTCCTGGCGGTTTTACTGCTGTAAAAACCTCCGAGGGTATTGCAATCTTGGAAAGCTCGGAGGTTGCCAAAGAACGCATTCAGGTAACTGATGGAACTCAAATCGTTCAAGTCTGGCTCGATAAAGACTTCACTCCGCACGATCTTGAAGGTAAAGAAGGTCGGCCAACGAAGAAGGTGCAATTCCAGTTCGTGACGGCAGAAGCTGAAAAGGTACAAAACCTGGTCGCTGATGCTAAAGCGAAAAACGGTTACAACTCTATCGTTCCGCAGCAGTCCTTCCTCGGGTCCATTCTTTCCCTTGTGCTTCCGCTCGTTATTTTCTTCGCCCTGCTCATGTGGCTGTTGCCGAAGATTCAACAGGGCGGAATGGGCGCCTTTGGTCGGGTCAAGAAAGACGGCATGGAAGAAGATCGCCCGGAGACCACCTTTGCAGATGTGGCCGGCGCAGATGAAGCAGTCGAAGAACTCCAAGAAATTGAAGAATTCATTGACCATCCGGAAAAGTTCCACAAGATGGGCGCAAAAATCCCGCGTGGAGTCCTGCTTTATGGCCCTCCCGGCACTGGTAAGACCCTTCTTGCTAAAGCGGTTGCCGGTGAAGCCGGTGTGCCGTTCTTCCATATTTCCGCCTCAGAATTTGTGGAAATGTTTGTTGGTGTTGGCGCTTCGCGTGTGCGTGACCTGTTCACCAAGGCGAAGAAAATCGCGCCCGCAATTATTTTCGTCGACGAAATCGACGCCGTTGGCCGTAACCGCGGCCAAGGTATGGGTGGGGGAAACGATGAACGCGAACAAACTCTCAACCAGCTGCTCGTGGAAATGGATGGTTTTGATGAGCGTGCGAACGTGATTGTTATTGCGGCAACGAACCGTCCAGATGTTCTTGATCCGGCACTGTTGCGTCCGGGCCGTTTCGATCGTCAGATCGCCGTCGCTGTCCCGGATTTGAAGGGTCGTGCTGCCATCCTCAAAGTCCATGCTGAGGGTAAACCGTTGGCAGAAGGCGTAGAGCTTGAATCGATTGCCCGTCGCACACCAGGTTTCGCCGGTGCGGAGTTAGCGAACTTGCTCAACGAAGCCGCGCTGCTGGCAACCCGTCGCGGGCACACTGTCATTGACGACGACGATCTTGACGAAGCAATCGATCGTGTGATCGCTGGTCCGCAGCGACGTACCCAAGTGATGAATGCACAAGAGAAGCGGATGACCGCCTACCATGAAGGCGGGCATGCGGTTGCCGCAGCGGCACTCAACCACACCGATCCAGTTACGAAGGTGACGATCTTACCGCGTGGCCGCGCCTTGGGGTACACCATGGTGATGCCAACCGAAGACAAGTACTCCGTTTCACGTAATGAACTGCTCGACGAACTGGTTTACGCCATGGGCGGGCGCGTTGCAGAAGAGATCGTGTTCCACGATCCATCCACCGGTGCGTCGAACGATATCCAGAAAGCAACTGGTATAGCGCGCAAGATGGTGATGGAATACGGGATGTCTGCCAAGGTTGGCTCGGTACGTCTCGTGCCTGACGAGTCAGATCCGATGACTCGTTTGGGCGGCGGAAATAGTCGCGAATACTCCGAAGAACTCGCTCGAATTATTGACGAAGAGGTTCATCAGCTCCTCGAAACCGCACACCAAGAGGCGTGGGAATTGATGATGAAGAACCGTCACGTACTCGATGCGCTGGCGGCAGCTTTGCTAGATAAAGAGACGATTCTGGAAAAGGAACTCGCAGAAATTTTCACCGATATTGTCAAAGCTCCGGCTCGCGAACAATGGTTGTCTGCACCATCGCGCCCAGTATCTGATCTGCCTGCCGTGCCACTACCGGAGTCAGCAGTAGCAGATTCAGCAACAGGCACAACTGAGACGACCATCGTGCAACCGGACGTCGATCCGATGGAGGGACCGCAGGCCCCAGAGGTGAGCGATGAGTGA
- the folE gene encoding GTP cyclohydrolase I FolE — protein sequence MSEPALHVGRYDEDEVVDAVRRLLIAVGEDPTRDGLLDTPERMGRAYREIFAGIEKDPTEVLNTTFDIHHQELVLVRDISMYSMCEHHLLPFHGVAHIGYIPSADGMVTGLSKLARLVEGFARRPQVQERLTSQIADALMERLHAQGAIVVVEAEHLCMSMRGVQKPGSRTVTSAVRGILKDSATRAEAMSLIMANR from the coding sequence ATGAGTGAGCCAGCATTGCACGTCGGACGATACGACGAAGATGAAGTTGTCGATGCCGTGCGTCGGCTCCTGATTGCCGTCGGTGAAGATCCAACACGTGATGGCTTGTTGGATACCCCCGAACGCATGGGCCGAGCCTACCGGGAAATTTTTGCTGGCATAGAAAAAGATCCTACCGAGGTTCTGAATACGACTTTTGATATCCATCATCAAGAACTTGTATTAGTGCGCGATATTTCAATGTATTCGATGTGCGAACACCACCTACTTCCATTCCACGGTGTTGCACATATCGGCTATATTCCCAGCGCTGATGGCATGGTGACTGGACTGTCAAAACTGGCTCGACTCGTCGAAGGTTTCGCGCGCCGGCCCCAAGTCCAAGAACGCCTCACATCGCAAATAGCTGACGCGCTTATGGAGCGACTCCATGCGCAAGGTGCAATCGTCGTCGTCGAAGCAGAACACCTGTGTATGTCCATGCGAGGGGTTCAAAAACCAGGTTCACGGACCGTGACGTCAGCTGTGCGTGGGATCCTAAAAGATTCAGCAACCCGAGCCGAAGCCATGAGCTTGATAATGGCAAACCGTTAG
- the folP gene encoding dihydropteroate synthase has protein sequence MHLMGIVNVTPDSFSDGGRWDTAETAIAHGVELLDQGASILDIGGESTRPGAQALSWEQEWERIAPVVAELAMIAHERKAMVSVDTYHAETARRAVEAGADIVNDVTGGRGDAAMFDTVAGLSCDYILQHSRGTADTMNALAEYHEATSEVIDELLNARDRAVKRGIDAERIILDPGIGFAKLGDTDWEILANIDHINSLGHRVLVGVSRKRFIGRLVGDAQTDRDISTAAISGYLAQHAVWGARVHDVRSSSLVVSTLSAIQRNQTLAN, from the coding sequence ATGCATCTGATGGGAATTGTGAACGTCACCCCGGATTCATTTTCTGACGGTGGCCGCTGGGATACTGCCGAAACTGCGATCGCACACGGCGTCGAACTACTCGATCAAGGCGCAAGCATTCTTGATATTGGTGGGGAATCAACCCGCCCTGGAGCTCAAGCTCTCAGCTGGGAGCAAGAGTGGGAACGCATTGCTCCGGTCGTGGCTGAATTAGCGATGATCGCCCATGAGCGCAAAGCGATGGTTTCGGTTGATACTTACCATGCTGAAACTGCTCGTCGGGCAGTCGAAGCGGGCGCCGATATTGTTAATGATGTGACAGGCGGACGTGGCGATGCCGCCATGTTTGACACCGTTGCCGGTTTATCTTGCGACTATATTTTGCAGCATTCGCGTGGTACAGCAGATACGATGAATGCGCTTGCTGAGTATCACGAGGCAACCAGCGAAGTGATCGACGAACTCCTCAACGCCCGTGATCGCGCGGTTAAGAGGGGTATCGATGCGGAACGAATTATTTTAGATCCGGGCATCGGATTCGCTAAGCTTGGCGATACTGACTGGGAAATCCTAGCAAACATTGACCACATCAATTCGTTGGGGCATCGGGTTCTCGTTGGTGTCTCACGTAAACGTTTTATTGGCCGACTAGTGGGGGACGCCCAGACTGATCGAGATATTTCGACAGCCGCCATTTCCGGCTATCTTGCCCAACATGCGGTGTGGGGTGCTCGGGTACACGATGTGCGTTCCTCGTCGCTTGTTGTGTCAACACTGTCCGCCATCCAACGTAACCAGACTCTTGCGAACTAA